A single Penaeus chinensis breed Huanghai No. 1 chromosome 7, ASM1920278v2, whole genome shotgun sequence DNA region contains:
- the LOC125027036 gene encoding cilia- and flagella-associated protein 251-like — MAQNVEDLRRVVEGLTVMQNHQNGRVPLSVPPNGYMAPGGNVAYSTVPSNVNPGTQPGMQAKSNIKITMTQQELEDLLAVIIRTLGSEITERRPQNSSDTRDVNGATAVGPQREEAEPGEPSAPPIPREREEQCSEDSVMDILCCDVCGLQYNKDERKPIILPDCGHTFCRRCVITASRNRNLRCPTCRREYRVPAESLPPNYTVLSLVAEVNSAAAVNGTPSAITDPSRMHYDEQLEQALKLSLKEYEEEQSLRLAQELQEEENAKAMTKGKKDKASKLHAWQTEDWDDEDQPFPRRQNSRREEGGQDAMNAYYSARRLMEEEEEELDPGVPYRQQHESVQEDEGSGSDEDAHSWGESYSLRGYIDDVGTELHTPAESTNNVQRESHSHRESMTDVGRESYTSEDSTYSVQRSSCTPGESMHEDQREPQMPRESMDNNQRAPYTRGENIHERRECYTPRESMENVRRDSFTPGENMSNAGRASWEGINDVERESLTQGESMYHIQAGSHAPGETRNNMGREAHSPKDSIDSPRGASCAKQSCKKLKEGSMELPPMEKDLEHYMNTHFYGKDGRKGKSSSLDEETRSMLARALEREQQEREDTHKRKTRRLLKEQEQLELAYALSLSMQDTGKNDDSDKEEKEDENEE; from the exons ATGGCGCAG AACGTGGAAGATTTGAGAAGAGTTGTTGAAGGCTTGACCGTGATGCAGAACCACCAGAATGGGAGAGTGCCACTCAGTGTCCCTCCTAATGGCTACATGGCACCAGGTGGAAACGTAGCATATTCAACAGTGCCCAGCAACGTCAACCCAGGAACGCAGCCTGGGATGCAAGCAAAGTCGAATATTAAGATTACAATG ACTCAGCAAGAGTTGGAGGATTTACTCGCAGTAATCATCCGGACTTTGGGATCTGAAATTACGGAAAGGAGACCTCAGAACTCGTCAGATACTAGGGACGTGAATGGAGCGACGGCAGTTGGTCCACAGAGAGAA GAGGCTGAACCGGGAGAACCGAGCGCTCCGCCTATTCCCAGAGAGCGGGAAGAACAATGCTCTGag GATTCTGTCATGGATATATTGTGTTGTGATGTATGTGGCCTTCAGTATAACAAGGATGAGAGAAAACCAATCATTTTGCCTGACTGTGGTCACACATTCTGCAGGCGCTGTGTCA TCACAGCAAGCAGGAACAGGAACCTAAGGTGCCCAACTTGCCGAAGAGAATATAGAGTTCCTGCTGAAAGCCTGCCACCAAATTATACAGTCCTCTCTCTTGTGGCTGAG GTAAATTCAGCAGCTGCAGTTAATGGAACTCCTTCAGCTATTACTGATCCATCTAGAATGCACTATGATGAACAATTGGAACAGGCTCTGAAACTCTCCCTCAAGGAGTACGAAGAAGAACAGAGCCTCCGCCTTGCACAAGAGCtgcaggaggaagaaaatgctAAGGCAAtgacgaagggaaagaaagacaaagcttCAAAATTGCATGCATGGCAGACTGAAGACTGGGATGACGAAGATCAACCATTTCCACGCCGGCAGAATtctagaagagaggaaggagggcaagATGCCATGAACGCCTACTATTCTGCACGTCGTctcatggaggaagaagaggaggaactcGACCCAGGGGTGCCATACAGACAACAGCATGAGAGTGTCCAGGAAGACGAGGGTTCTGGCTCAGATGAAGATGCACATTCATGGGGTGAATCTTATTCTCTCAGAGGATACATTGATGATGTGGGAACAGAACTTCACACACCCGCAGAAAGCACAAATAATGTGCAAAGGGAATCTCACTCACATAGAGAAAGCATGACTGATGTTGGAAGAGAATCATATACATCTGAAGACAGCACATACAGTGTTCAAAGGAGCTCATGCACACCTGGGGAAAGCATGCACGAAGATCAAAGGGAGCCTCAAATGCCCAGAGAAAGTATGGACAATAATCAAAGGGCACCCTATACACGTGGAGAAAACATACATGAGCGAAGGGAATGTTACACACCCAGGGAAAGTATGGAAAATGTTCGAAGGGACTCCTTTACACCTGGGGAAAACATGAGTAATGCTGGAAGGGCATCTTGGGAAGGCATAAATGATGTTGAAAGAGAATCCCTTACTCAAGGAGAAAGCATGTACCACATTCAAGCAGGATCTCATGCACCTGGAGAGACCAGGAACAACATGGGAAGGGAAGCTCACAGCCCTAAAGACAGCATTGACAGTCCTAGGGGTGCTTCATGTGCAAAACAATCTTGCAAGAAACTGAAGGAAGGGTCAATGGAGCTGCCCCCAATGGAGAAAGATCTTGAGCACTACATGAACACACATTTTTATGGGAAGGATGGACGAAAAGGCAAGTCTTCCAGTTTGGACGAGGAAACCAGAAGCATGTTAGCTCGAGCTCTAGAAAGGGAAcagcaggagagagaagatacTCATAAGAGGAAGACACGCAGACTATTGAAGGAACAGGAACAGCTAGAGTTGGCATATGCTCTGTCACTATCA atGCAGGACACGGGTAAAAATGATGATtcagacaaagaagagaaggaggacgagaatgaGGAATAG